From the Euphorbia lathyris chromosome 6, ddEupLath1.1, whole genome shotgun sequence genome, one window contains:
- the LOC136233994 gene encoding uncharacterized protein At1g32220, chloroplastic isoform X2 yields the protein MMLCQSIIRFRKFHVKGSYAEANVKDAYRSATIDVVADVKTERVVVLGGNGFVGSAICKAAVSKGIEVTSLSRSGRSTYEGPWVDQVNWLTGDVFYANWDEVLVGATAVVSTLGGFGSEEQMIRINGEANVVAVNAAKDYGVPKFILISVHDYNLPPFLLSSGYFTGKKKAESELLSKYPNSGVVLRPGFIYGKRKVNGFEIPLDLIGEPMDRLLGATQNITRPLSSLPASDLLLAPPVSVDEVAVAAVNAVTDDDFFGIFTIEQIKEAAEKVKV from the exons ATGATGCTTTGTCAATCTATTATCAGATTCCGTAAGTTTCATGTCAAGGGCAGCTATGCAGAAGCAAATGTGAAGGATGCTTACAGATCTGCTACAATTGATGTTGTTGCTGATGTAAAGACTGAACGG GTTGTAGTCTTAGGAGGCAATGGTTTTGTTGGTTCTGCAATATGCAAGGCTGCTGTATCTAAGGGCATAGAGGTTACAAGCCTAAGCAG GTCAGGGCGCTCTACTTATGAAGGTCCATGGGTAGATCAAGTTAACTGGTTAACAG GAGATGTTTTTTATGCAAACTGGGATGAAGTTCTTGTTGGAGCCACTGCAGTAGTTTCTACCTTGGGAGGTTTTGGCAGTGAAGAACAGATGATAAGGATCAATGGCGAGGCTAATGTTGTCGCAGTGAACGCTGCAAAGGATTATG GAGTTCCCAAGTTTATCTTGATCTCAGTGCATGATTACAATCTACCGCCGTTTTTACTCTCATCTGGATACTTCACAGGAAAGAAGAAAGCAGAATCTGAGCTTCTTTCCAAGTATCCAAATTCTG GTGTTGTGTTAAGACCTGGTTTTATTTACGGAAAAAGGAAGGTTAACGGGTTTGAGATTCCACTGGATTTGATAGGAGAACCTATGGATAGACTTCTCGGTGCCACGCAAAACATCACCAGGCCATTAAGTTCTCTTCCAGCCTCGGATCTCCTCTTGGCACCGCCTGTTAGTGTTGACGAAGTTGCAGTTGCAGCAGTAAATGCAGTAACAGATGATGACTTCTTTGGTATCTTTACAATAGAACAGATCAAGGAAGCTGCAGAAAAAGTGAAAGTGTAA